Genomic window (Paraglaciecola psychrophila 170):
GATAACATAAGGGCAATGGTTACATATAAAAGCTACCACCAGACCTTGAGTGCCCTCGTAGTCGGACAAACTTACTATATTGCCATCTGTATTGGGTAAACTAAAACTCGCCGCTTTGTGGCCTAGCGGCAACATATTGGAGGGGGTCATTGCCATGTTTGTTTCCTTAATTTAGGATAAAATGATATTCAATAACAGTTTACCTGCTCTATTCATTACAAGGTACACATTCACTAATATTGGGTTTTGAAAAGTAAATATGCAACAAGAATTAGAAATTGATGATTTAGTTAAAGGCACAGGCAAAATTGCCGTGCGTGGAGCATTGATCACCGCTCACTATATCGGTTGGCTTGAAGATGGTACAGAGTTTGACTCTTCCTATAAAAAGAATGCCCCTTTTCAAACCGTACTGAGTAATAAACGCGTTATCCAAGGTTGGATACTAGGCTTAAAAGATATGCAAGTCGGCGGCAAACGTCGTTTGCGAGTACCCGCACATTTAGCGTATGGAGAACGC
Coding sequences:
- a CDS encoding FKBP-type peptidyl-prolyl cis-trans isomerase, with amino-acid sequence MQQELEIDDLVKGTGKIAVRGALITAHYIGWLEDGTEFDSSYKKNAPFQTVLSNKRVIQGWILGLKDMQVGGKRRLRVPAHLAYGERQIGTMIPPHSNLVFEIELLEVLTRD